The following proteins are encoded in a genomic region of Capsicum annuum cultivar UCD-10X-F1 unplaced genomic scaffold, UCD10Xv1.1 ctg4751, whole genome shotgun sequence:
- the LOC124892463 gene encoding uncharacterized mitochondrial protein AtMg00810-like, translating to MEDLGELRYFLGIEFARFHKGILMHKRNYALELLSELGLTASTAATTPMDYNIQLTSRQFNEHVKKNQTTNDLIENQVAYKKLVGKMLYLTMTRPYIDFCAQTLCQFLQDPKKSHMEVELRVVKYVKGQPVKGVLLSSNSGNRVSAYCNADWASCPQTGRSVTGYFVKIGELVAF from the coding sequence ATGGAGGATCTAGGTGAGCTGAGATATTTCCTTGGAATAGAGTTTGCAAGGTTTCACAAAGGAATATTAATGCATAAGAGAAATTATGCATTGGAATTACTATCTGAACTAGGCTTAACAGCATCCACTGCTGCAACTACTCCTATGGACTACAACATCCAGCTGACATCTAGACAGTTTAATGAGCATGTCAAGAAAAACCAGACTACTAATGATCTAATAGAAAATCAAGTTGCTTATAAAAAGTTGGTTGGTAAGATGTTGTACTTAACTATGACAAGGCCATACATAGACTTTTGTGCTCAAACACTATGTCAATTCCTTCAAGATCCTAAGAAGTCACACATGGAAGTAGAACTCAGAGTGGTAAAGTATGTTAAAGGTCAACCAGTTAAGGGTGTATTATTGTCTAGTAACTCAGGTAATAGAGTGAGTGCCTACTGTAATGCAGATTGGGCATCTTGTCCTCAAACTGGAAGATCTGTGACTGGTTATTTTGTGAAGATTGGAGAATTAGTAGCATTCTAG